One segment of Gemmatimonadota bacterium DNA contains the following:
- a CDS encoding CDP-alcohol phosphatidyltransferase family protein, translating into MDGRDGLSADPATQGTPRGEGEQGHPSPSAAGFTVADALTLARIPLAVAFVLVPHDLARLGILLVAAATDLLDGALARRLGSSRFGGFIDPVADKLFMLAAFIVVALSHRLAWYEIAGVLLRDLVATLAFLGTYVSGRPMAIPARLGGKAVTVAQVLTVIAFLTDSPLLRPLAWATGAIALYAIWDYNQAAPRARRPVGR; encoded by the coding sequence ATGGACGGGCGAGACGGCCTCTCAGCCGACCCGGCGACCCAAGGTACTCCCCGGGGGGAGGGGGAGCAAGGTCATCCGTCACCCTCCGCGGCGGGCTTCACCGTCGCGGATGCGCTCACGCTCGCGCGCATCCCGCTCGCGGTGGCCTTCGTGCTGGTGCCGCACGACCTGGCCCGCCTCGGCATCCTCCTCGTGGCCGCGGCCACCGACCTGCTCGACGGCGCGCTGGCGCGGCGGCTGGGCAGCTCCCGGTTCGGGGGCTTCATCGACCCGGTGGCCGACAAGCTGTTCATGCTCGCCGCGTTCATCGTGGTGGCGCTGTCCCACCGGCTGGCGTGGTACGAGATCGCCGGCGTGCTGCTCCGCGACCTCGTGGCCACCCTCGCCTTCCTGGGCACGTACGTCTCCGGCCGGCCGATGGCCATCCCCGCGCGCCTCGGCGGCAAGGCGGTGACGGTGGCGCAGGTGCTCACGGTCATCGCCTTCCTCACCGACTCGCCGCTGCTGCGGCCGCTCGCGTGGGCCACCGGCGCCATCGCGCTCTACGCCATCTGGGACTACAATCAGGCCGCCC